The DNA segment TCCAGAGGATCTTGAGGTCGGGCATCAGCGACCAGTTCTGGATGTAGTAGATGTCGTACTGGATGCGCTTCTTGATCGAGGTGTTGCCGCGCCAGCCGTGGACCTGGGCCCAGCCGGTGATGCCGGATTTGACCCGGTGGCGGAGCATGTAGTC comes from the bacterium genome and includes:
- a CDS encoding undecaprenyl-phosphate glucose phosphotransferase — encoded protein: DYMLRHRVKSGITGWAQVHGWRGNTSIKKRIQYDIYYIQNWSLMPDLKILWMTLRSGIWHNAY